The following coding sequences lie in one Micromonospora sp. R77 genomic window:
- a CDS encoding hemerythrin domain-containing protein, whose protein sequence is MSHTQTTGQDVVDVLMADHREVEAIFVELESRQGTPEHRRQLADVVIAELVRHSVAEEAYVYPAARKALPDGDRIADHELTEHADAERTMKELESLDPSEPRFDELLSQLTATIRHHVKDEENDLFPRLRAAVAAEELVELAGKVEKAKKAAPTRPHPAAPDHPPANKLLAPGTGLVDRMRDALSGRPTSMEELRAKQS, encoded by the coding sequence ATGAGCCACACGCAGACCACGGGTCAGGACGTCGTCGACGTCCTGATGGCCGACCACCGAGAGGTCGAGGCGATCTTCGTCGAGCTGGAGAGCCGGCAGGGCACCCCCGAGCACCGCCGGCAGCTCGCCGACGTGGTGATCGCCGAGCTGGTCCGCCACTCGGTCGCCGAGGAGGCGTACGTCTATCCGGCCGCCCGCAAGGCGCTGCCGGACGGCGACCGGATCGCCGACCACGAGCTCACCGAGCACGCCGACGCCGAGCGGACCATGAAGGAGCTGGAGTCGCTGGACCCCTCCGAGCCCCGCTTCGACGAGCTGCTCAGCCAGCTGACCGCCACCATCCGCCACCACGTCAAGGACGAGGAGAACGACCTCTTCCCCCGGCTGCGCGCGGCGGTCGCCGCCGAGGAGCTGGTGGAGCTGGCCGGCAAGGTGGAGAAGGCCAAGAAGGCCGCCCCGACCCGGCCGCACCCGGCTGCCCCGGACCACCCGCCGGCGAACAAGCTGCTCGCCCCCGGCACCGGCCTGGTGGACCGGATGCGGGACGCCCTCAGCGGCCGACCCACCTCGATGGAGGAGCTGCGCGCCAAGCAGTCCTGA
- a CDS encoding pyridoxamine 5'-phosphate oxidase family protein: protein MADHRLDPHDTRVAAFFRDRHLATLTTLRTDGTPHVVPVGVTLDAEAGLARVITSGTSAKARHVAAAGPEGTPVAVCQVDGRWWLTVEGRAVLRRDPESVAEAERRYAERYRQPRPNPQRVVIEITVTRLLGSLPDPTTP from the coding sequence ATGGCGGACCACCGGTTGGACCCGCACGACACGCGGGTCGCCGCGTTCTTCCGGGACCGGCACCTCGCCACGCTGACCACCCTGCGCACGGACGGCACCCCGCACGTCGTACCGGTGGGGGTCACCCTCGACGCCGAGGCCGGACTGGCCCGGGTGATCACCTCGGGCACCTCGGCCAAGGCTCGGCACGTGGCGGCGGCCGGGCCGGAAGGCACCCCGGTGGCGGTCTGCCAGGTGGACGGGCGCTGGTGGCTGACCGTGGAGGGCCGGGCGGTGCTGCGCCGCGACCCCGAGTCGGTGGCCGAGGCCGAGCGCCGCTACGCCGAGCGTTACCGGCAGCCCCGCCCCAACCCGCAGCGGGTGGTCATCGAGATCACGGTCACCCGCCTCCTGGGCAGCCTCCCCGACCCCACCACCCCCTGA
- a CDS encoding DUF1232 domain-containing protein, translated as MSREAWVLVVVAGVVALATLVGAVLLAIRVVRTRRLLGALGVGGKVAFYGALIYTILPVDLLPDPIYLDDMGVLAGSLFYLGRLVQKHRAAQRRLPGQPESPPEPGRLHRPVS; from the coding sequence GTGTCGCGGGAGGCGTGGGTCCTGGTCGTGGTCGCCGGTGTGGTCGCGCTGGCGACGCTCGTCGGCGCCGTACTGCTCGCGATCCGGGTGGTCCGCACCCGGCGCCTGCTCGGCGCGCTGGGCGTGGGCGGCAAGGTCGCCTTCTACGGCGCGCTGATCTACACGATCCTCCCGGTCGACCTGCTCCCCGACCCGATCTATCTGGACGACATGGGGGTGCTGGCCGGGTCGCTGTTCTATCTGGGCCGGCTGGTGCAGAAGCACCGGGCGGCGCAGCGGCGACTGCCCGGTCAGCCGGAGTCTCCGCCGGAGCCGGGTCGGCTGCACCGTCCCGTGTCATGA
- a CDS encoding MurR/RpiR family transcriptional regulator codes for MSKTDPVSESGEAHVVGVAALIRQRLGECSPAERRVGRALLASYPAAGLGTVAVLAERAEVSAPTVLRFLARLGFGGYPEFQRALRDELAERETSPLIAYRATERSGVPPEGALARAAATLPEAVAGTLAELPQGELDAAVRLFADQQYRVTAAGGRFSGLLAHYLVLHLMQVRGGSRLLPAGPVERTDLLVDVGKRDLFALFDFRRYEEPTLALAREVTSRGAKVVLFTDRWLSPVAGLAEVVLPGRVDSPSPYDSFVPALALVETVVAALIDRLGPVAGARLKAMEAAQQAFGAA; via the coding sequence GTGTCGAAGACCGATCCTGTCTCTGAGTCGGGCGAGGCCCATGTGGTGGGCGTCGCGGCGCTGATCCGGCAGCGGCTCGGCGAGTGCAGTCCGGCCGAGCGGCGGGTGGGCCGCGCGCTGCTCGCCTCCTACCCGGCCGCCGGGCTGGGCACCGTCGCCGTTCTCGCGGAGCGGGCCGAGGTCAGCGCGCCGACGGTGCTGCGCTTCCTGGCCCGGCTCGGCTTCGGTGGTTACCCGGAGTTCCAGCGTGCGCTCCGCGACGAACTGGCCGAGCGGGAGACCTCGCCGCTGATCGCGTACCGGGCGACCGAACGCAGTGGGGTGCCGCCGGAGGGGGCCCTGGCCCGGGCGGCGGCCACCCTGCCCGAGGCGGTCGCCGGCACCCTCGCCGAACTGCCGCAGGGCGAGCTGGACGCCGCCGTACGCCTCTTCGCCGACCAGCAGTACCGGGTCACCGCGGCCGGCGGCCGGTTCTCCGGACTGCTCGCCCACTATCTGGTGCTGCACCTGATGCAGGTACGCGGCGGCAGCCGGCTGCTCCCGGCCGGCCCGGTCGAGCGCACCGACCTGCTGGTCGACGTCGGCAAGCGGGACCTCTTCGCGCTCTTCGACTTCCGCCGGTACGAGGAGCCGACCCTGGCGCTGGCCCGGGAGGTCACTTCGCGGGGCGCCAAGGTGGTGCTCTTCACCGACCGGTGGCTCTCCCCGGTGGCCGGCCTGGCCGAGGTGGTGCTCCCCGGCCGGGTCGACTCGCCGTCGCCGTACGACAGCTTCGTGCCGGCGTTGGCGCTGGTGGAGACGGTGGTGGCCGCGCTGATCGACCGGCTCGGGCCGGTCGCCGGGGCCCGGCTCAAGGCGATGGAGGCCGCCCAGCAGGCATTCGGGGCTGCCTGA
- a CDS encoding alkaline phosphatase: MNLRSSRLLAPVIAGAVAAAGLSLVNPVTQATAGSGKARARNVIFINGDGMAAAQREAARLYLAGLDGQLTMDKLPISGQLTTSPHDPKAPVTDSAAAATAWATGEKTYNGAISVDTDGNPLPTLGAQAKAAGKATGLVTTAQVTDASPAAFFANTANRSAQDEIARQYLEVTRPDVILGGGEDWWLPAGTAGAYPDKPAEDPSEASKGTKGDLITEAKAKGYQYVSTAEQLDAAKGGKLLGLFANEELFQQRREGEGDRYDPPASLATMTAKALSTLSKNKKGFFLFVEEEGVDEFAHENNGTRMLQALAELEKAVAVARNYAATHPDTLVVVTGDHECGGLTVEDTGTADESGDGISAEDGPFPIKGSNLSFNLDWTTSGHTGVDVPVTAYGPLAEQFTGKHPNTHVHEVLARILTR, from the coding sequence GTGAATCTCCGCAGCAGCCGGCTCCTGGCCCCGGTGATCGCCGGCGCGGTCGCCGCCGCCGGGCTGAGCCTGGTCAACCCCGTCACCCAGGCCACCGCCGGGTCGGGCAAGGCGCGGGCCCGCAATGTCATCTTCATCAACGGTGACGGGATGGCCGCCGCCCAGCGCGAGGCCGCCCGCCTCTACCTCGCCGGCCTCGACGGCCAGCTCACCATGGACAAGCTGCCGATCTCCGGCCAGCTCACCACCAGCCCGCACGACCCGAAGGCCCCGGTCACCGACTCCGCCGCCGCGGCCACGGCGTGGGCGACCGGCGAGAAGACGTACAACGGCGCGATCAGCGTCGACACCGACGGCAACCCGCTGCCCACCCTCGGCGCGCAGGCGAAGGCGGCCGGCAAGGCCACCGGCCTGGTCACCACCGCCCAGGTCACCGACGCCAGCCCGGCGGCGTTCTTCGCCAACACGGCCAACCGCTCGGCACAGGACGAGATCGCCCGGCAGTACCTGGAGGTCACCCGGCCGGACGTCATCCTGGGTGGCGGCGAGGACTGGTGGCTGCCGGCGGGCACCGCCGGGGCGTACCCGGACAAGCCGGCCGAGGACCCGTCCGAGGCGAGCAAGGGCACCAAGGGAGACCTGATCACCGAGGCGAAGGCCAAGGGCTACCAGTACGTCTCCACCGCCGAACAGCTCGACGCGGCCAAGGGTGGCAAGCTGCTCGGCCTCTTCGCCAACGAGGAGCTGTTCCAGCAGCGCCGCGAGGGTGAGGGCGACCGCTACGACCCGCCGGCCAGCCTGGCCACGATGACCGCGAAGGCGCTCTCGACGCTGTCGAAGAACAAGAAGGGCTTCTTCCTCTTCGTCGAGGAGGAGGGCGTGGACGAGTTCGCCCACGAGAACAACGGCACCCGGATGCTCCAGGCCCTCGCCGAGCTGGAGAAGGCCGTCGCGGTCGCCCGCAACTACGCGGCCACCCACCCCGACACCCTGGTCGTGGTGACCGGTGACCACGAGTGCGGCGGCCTGACCGTCGAGGACACCGGCACCGCCGACGAGTCCGGTGACGGCATCTCGGCCGAGGACGGCCCGTTCCCGATCAAGGGGAGCAACCTGAGCTTCAACCTGGACTGGACCACCAGCGGCCACACCGGCGTCGACGTGCCCGTCACCGCCTACGGTCCGCTGGCCGAGCAGTTCACCGGCAAGCACCCGAACACCCACGTTCACGAGGTGCTCGCCCGGATCCTCACCCGCTGA
- a CDS encoding M20/M25/M40 family metallo-hydrolase translates to MGPLLAAAGDRLADYHDRLTRLVAVDSGSGHVDGLRAAADLVQTWCLEAGMAVEREPVADPRGTPLGDVLVARRRGTGRRRILLAGHLDTVFPPGTAAARPFRVHDGRAYGPGVSDDKGGLLAGLAAVEVLAALGLHGYGELVLVCTPDEEIGSTGSRPLLRTLGAAADVALCLECARDNGDLVSARKGVADLEVTLRGRAAHAGIEPERGANALLAAARLTVALDALNGRWPGVTVNVGALEAGGRPNVVADRARLLVDLRAWRSAEYEAALAEIRRLVAEPTVSGVRAELAVHAPTPPWEPGPSGRWLTELAAKVGAGIGVPVSHTATGGCADANLLAEAGAAVLDGLGPVGGDDHSPTEWLDLDSVVPRVALLAGLIDEVARAERP, encoded by the coding sequence ATGGGTCCGCTGCTGGCGGCCGCCGGGGACCGGCTGGCCGACTACCACGACCGGCTGACCCGGCTGGTCGCGGTGGACTCCGGCTCCGGCCACGTCGACGGGCTGCGCGCCGCCGCCGACCTGGTGCAGACCTGGTGCCTGGAGGCCGGGATGGCGGTCGAGCGGGAACCGGTCGCCGACCCGCGCGGCACCCCGCTCGGCGACGTGCTGGTGGCCCGCCGGCGGGGGACCGGCCGCCGCCGGATCCTGCTGGCCGGTCACCTGGACACCGTGTTCCCGCCCGGCACGGCCGCCGCCCGGCCGTTCCGGGTGCACGACGGCCGGGCGTACGGGCCGGGGGTCAGCGACGACAAGGGTGGCCTGCTGGCCGGGCTCGCCGCCGTCGAGGTGCTCGCCGCGCTGGGCCTGCACGGGTACGGCGAACTGGTGCTGGTCTGCACGCCCGACGAGGAGATCGGGTCGACCGGAAGTCGGCCGCTGCTGCGTACCCTCGGCGCGGCGGCCGACGTGGCACTCTGCCTGGAATGCGCCCGCGACAACGGTGACCTGGTGTCGGCGCGCAAGGGCGTCGCGGACCTGGAGGTGACCCTGCGGGGCCGGGCCGCGCACGCCGGCATCGAGCCGGAACGCGGCGCGAACGCGCTGCTCGCTGCGGCCCGGCTGACCGTCGCACTGGACGCGCTCAACGGCCGCTGGCCCGGGGTGACGGTGAACGTCGGGGCGCTGGAGGCCGGTGGCCGGCCCAACGTGGTCGCCGACCGGGCCCGCCTGCTGGTCGACCTGCGTGCCTGGCGCAGCGCCGAGTACGAGGCCGCGCTCGCCGAGATCCGCCGGCTGGTCGCCGAGCCGACCGTCTCCGGGGTACGCGCCGAACTGGCCGTGCACGCCCCCACCCCGCCGTGGGAGCCGGGACCGTCCGGCCGCTGGCTGACCGAGTTGGCGGCCAAGGTCGGCGCCGGCATCGGCGTGCCGGTGTCCCACACGGCGACCGGTGGCTGCGCCGACGCGAACCTGCTCGCCGAGGCGGGCGCGGCGGTGCTCGACGGGCTCGGTCCGGTCGGTGGCGACGACCACAGCCCCACCGAGTGGCTGGACCTGGACTCGGTGGTGCCCCGGGTGGCGCTGCTCGCCGGCCTGATCGACGAGGTCGCCCGCGCCGAGCGGCCCTGA
- a CDS encoding cyanophycinase has translation MPLNRLLTLGVGACTAVALSVPIAAAPASATPSHHRTGGSLVLVGGALADDNAEVYDDIVRLAGGRGKARIGIVTAGAPVPAEDPDADTPDCNNSVCNGDYYAKLFRSYGVADAQWIPIDLDHPGAAEDPKVVAQINSMSGFFFGGGDQYRYVTTMTRGTAQRDSAALAAVRRKLRGGAVVAGTSAGAQIMAGRDMITGGSTEPGLRDGAKPGYFDDADVLGYLPKGGFGFFTAGLLDTHFSRRGREARSIRLASDTHHPRVFGLDENTALEVTGVGGRSESLRVLGQRGVSVLDLRRARVTDTGGVWGIEGVRWSRLTAGDAYRANGWRVVVAAGKAPVTAVDGPCTVPASDDVFYDYALVGLAEGLAGQAGCASVGGTSYEKDPQWAARLTRGYGFAAYRAGESTTFTDVVIGIAKA, from the coding sequence ATGCCCTTGAACCGCCTGCTGACCCTCGGGGTCGGCGCCTGCACGGCGGTCGCGCTGAGCGTGCCGATCGCCGCCGCGCCGGCCTCGGCCACCCCCTCCCACCACCGCACCGGCGGCAGCCTGGTGCTGGTCGGCGGCGCCCTCGCCGACGACAACGCCGAGGTCTACGACGACATCGTCCGGCTCGCCGGTGGACGCGGAAAGGCCCGGATCGGCATCGTCACCGCCGGTGCCCCGGTCCCCGCCGAGGACCCGGACGCCGACACCCCGGACTGCAACAACAGCGTCTGCAACGGCGACTACTACGCGAAGCTGTTCCGCTCCTACGGGGTGGCGGACGCGCAGTGGATCCCGATCGACCTGGACCACCCCGGTGCCGCCGAGGACCCGAAGGTCGTCGCGCAGATCAACTCGATGAGCGGGTTCTTCTTCGGCGGCGGCGACCAGTACCGGTACGTCACCACGATGACCCGGGGCACGGCCCAGCGGGACTCGGCGGCGCTGGCCGCGGTGCGGCGGAAGCTGCGCGGCGGCGCGGTCGTCGCGGGCACCAGCGCGGGCGCGCAGATCATGGCCGGCCGGGACATGATCACCGGTGGTTCCACCGAGCCGGGCCTGCGGGACGGCGCGAAGCCGGGCTACTTCGACGACGCGGACGTGCTCGGCTACCTGCCCAAGGGTGGCTTCGGCTTCTTCACCGCCGGTCTGCTGGACACCCACTTCTCCCGGCGGGGCCGGGAGGCCCGGTCGATCCGGCTCGCCTCGGACACCCACCACCCGCGCGTCTTCGGCCTGGACGAGAACACCGCGCTGGAGGTGACCGGGGTCGGCGGTCGCAGCGAGTCGCTGCGGGTGCTCGGCCAGCGCGGGGTCAGCGTGCTCGACCTGCGTCGGGCCCGGGTGACCGACACCGGCGGCGTCTGGGGCATCGAGGGCGTGCGGTGGAGCCGGCTCACCGCCGGGGACGCCTACCGGGCCAACGGGTGGCGGGTGGTCGTCGCCGCCGGCAAGGCGCCGGTGACCGCGGTGGACGGTCCGTGCACGGTGCCCGCGTCGGACGACGTCTTCTACGACTACGCGTTGGTCGGCCTCGCCGAAGGGCTGGCCGGGCAGGCCGGCTGCGCGTCGGTCGGCGGCACGTCGTACGAGAAGGACCCGCAGTGGGCTGCCCGGCTGACCCGGGGGTACGGCTTCGCCGCGTACCGGGCGGGGGAGTCGACCACGTTCACCGACGTGGTGATCGGCATCGCCAAGGCGTGA
- a CDS encoding amino acid ABC transporter ATP-binding protein gives MTTTTGVPMVHAEGVTKRFGPLEVLKGIDLTVAPGEVSCLLGPSGSGKSTFLRCINHLERIDGGQLSVDGELVGYRRQGDKLHELKAREVARRRRDIGMVFQRFNLFPHLTALGNVIEAPVRVLGTPREKARAEALRLLDRVGLAEKAGNYPGQLSGGQQQRVAIARALAMHPKLMLFDEPTSALDPELVGEVLDVMKGLAADGMTMVVVTHEMGFAREVADSVAFLDGGVVVEAGTPAEVLGSPRHDRTRAFLDKVL, from the coding sequence ATGACGACCACCACAGGCGTCCCGATGGTGCACGCCGAGGGCGTCACCAAACGGTTCGGCCCGCTGGAGGTGCTCAAGGGCATCGACCTGACCGTGGCCCCCGGCGAGGTGAGCTGCCTGCTCGGCCCGTCCGGCTCCGGCAAGTCCACCTTCCTGCGCTGCATCAACCACCTGGAACGCATCGACGGCGGGCAGCTCTCGGTCGACGGCGAACTGGTCGGCTATCGCCGCCAGGGCGACAAGCTGCACGAGCTGAAGGCCCGGGAGGTGGCCCGCCGCCGCCGGGACATCGGCATGGTGTTCCAGCGGTTCAACCTCTTCCCGCACCTCACCGCCCTGGGCAACGTCATCGAGGCCCCCGTCCGGGTGCTCGGTACGCCCCGGGAGAAGGCCCGTGCCGAGGCGCTGCGGCTGCTGGACCGGGTCGGCCTCGCCGAGAAGGCCGGCAACTATCCGGGCCAGCTCTCCGGCGGCCAGCAGCAGCGGGTGGCGATCGCCCGGGCGCTCGCCATGCACCCGAAGCTGATGCTCTTCGACGAGCCCACCTCGGCGCTCGACCCGGAACTGGTGGGTGAGGTGCTGGACGTGATGAAGGGTCTCGCGGCCGACGGCATGACCATGGTGGTGGTGACCCACGAGATGGGCTTCGCCCGCGAGGTCGCCGACTCCGTCGCCTTCCTCGACGGAGGAGTCGTGGTCGAGGCCGGCACCCCGGCCGAGGTGCTCGGCAGCCCCCGGCACGACCGGACCCGCGCCTTCCTCGACAAGGTGCTCTGA
- a CDS encoding C39 family peptidase: MNPIFRRSMLSVAGLVMSGSVVAGPAVAAHAAPAERGPVEGKPVSSTTKGNGKSDKGERRTGYRYEAQPNFFYCGPASARIALSAEGRTVSQDELARKLGTTENGTDSAIDITRVLNEYTGGKYRTTEIRDDVATREQVERLRVDIRAAVDDGRPVVANILGGAVDVDGVEHSYPGHYLTVVEYKDDGNTVLIADPASPGEPEYWMDVTELANWIAGRGYSS, translated from the coding sequence ATGAACCCGATCTTCCGTAGGAGCATGCTGTCCGTGGCCGGTCTGGTCATGTCCGGCAGCGTCGTCGCCGGCCCCGCCGTCGCGGCCCACGCCGCCCCGGCCGAGCGCGGACCGGTCGAGGGCAAGCCGGTCAGCTCGACGACCAAGGGCAACGGCAAGTCCGACAAGGGTGAGCGCCGCACCGGCTACCGGTACGAGGCGCAGCCGAACTTCTTCTACTGTGGTCCGGCGTCGGCCCGGATCGCCCTGTCGGCCGAGGGCAGGACGGTCAGCCAGGACGAACTGGCCCGCAAGCTGGGCACCACCGAGAACGGCACCGACTCCGCAATCGACATCACGCGGGTGCTCAACGAGTACACCGGTGGCAAGTACCGGACCACCGAGATCCGCGACGACGTCGCCACCCGGGAGCAGGTCGAGCGGCTACGGGTCGACATCAGGGCCGCCGTGGACGACGGCCGCCCGGTCGTCGCCAACATCCTCGGCGGCGCGGTGGACGTCGACGGGGTCGAGCACAGCTACCCGGGCCACTACCTGACCGTGGTGGAGTACAAGGACGACGGCAACACGGTGCTGATCGCCGACCCGGCCAGCCCCGGTGAGCCGGAGTACTGGATGGACGTGACCGAGCTGGCCAACTGGATCGCGGGCCGCGGCTACAGCTCCTGA
- a CDS encoding amino acid ABC transporter permease, whose product MTTETQAVRVVPVRHYGRWLTALLVVGLSALFLRALLTSPNLEPGTIAHYLFKDYVLDGVVTTLWLTLLAMVFGTVGGVLIAVMRLSENPVLRGVSWVFVWIFRGTPLLVQIIFFGFLGALFPRLTLTVPFTGTVLFDKPTSVVVTGTVAAVLALSLNEMAYAAEVIRGGILAVDAGQTEAAAALGMSPTLTLRRVVLPQAMRVIIPPMGNETITMLKSTALVSIIAGRDLMTAVQTVYQGNYKVIPLLVVAAIWYLALVSLLSVGQWLIERRFGRGFTRGGVR is encoded by the coding sequence ATGACCACCGAAACCCAGGCCGTACGGGTCGTCCCCGTACGCCATTACGGGCGATGGCTGACCGCGCTGCTCGTGGTCGGGCTGAGCGCCCTCTTCCTCCGGGCGCTGCTGACCAGCCCCAACCTCGAACCGGGCACCATCGCCCACTACCTGTTCAAGGACTACGTCCTCGACGGCGTGGTCACCACGCTCTGGCTGACCCTGCTGGCAATGGTCTTCGGCACCGTCGGCGGCGTGCTGATCGCCGTGATGCGGCTGTCGGAGAACCCGGTGCTGCGCGGCGTCTCCTGGGTCTTCGTCTGGATCTTCCGGGGCACCCCGCTGCTGGTCCAGATCATCTTCTTCGGGTTCCTCGGGGCGCTCTTCCCCCGGCTCACCCTGACCGTCCCGTTCACCGGCACCGTCCTGTTCGACAAGCCCACCAGCGTGGTGGTCACCGGCACCGTCGCCGCCGTGCTGGCCCTGTCGCTCAACGAGATGGCATACGCCGCCGAGGTGATCCGGGGCGGCATCCTGGCCGTCGACGCCGGGCAGACCGAGGCCGCCGCCGCGCTCGGCATGAGCCCCACGCTCACCCTGCGCCGGGTGGTGCTGCCGCAGGCGATGCGGGTCATCATCCCGCCGATGGGCAACGAGACCATCACCATGCTCAAGTCCACCGCGCTGGTGTCGATCATCGCCGGTCGGGACCTGATGACCGCCGTGCAGACCGTCTACCAGGGCAACTACAAGGTGATCCCGCTGCTGGTGGTCGCCGCGATCTGGTATCTCGCGCTGGTCAGCCTGCTCTCGGTCGGCCAGTGGCTGATCGAGCGGCGGTTCGGGCGCGGCTTCACCCGGGGAGGCGTGCGATGA
- a CDS encoding Lrp/AsnC family transcriptional regulator yields MDETDRGLLAALQRDATQSYAALAAAVGLSTGAAHERVRKLREQGVIRRTTVDVDPAAVGRGVLAFVLVEANAWMGDGPTREALAALPEVEEAHVIAGPASLLVKIRVGTPEQLQAALRRLFTVQGVTGTQTVVVLETFFERPLDPHPPTP; encoded by the coding sequence GTGGACGAGACGGACCGGGGGCTGCTGGCGGCCCTGCAACGGGACGCCACCCAGTCGTACGCGGCGCTGGCCGCAGCCGTCGGGCTCTCCACCGGGGCGGCGCACGAGCGGGTCCGGAAGCTGCGCGAGCAGGGGGTGATCCGGCGGACCACGGTGGACGTGGACCCGGCCGCCGTCGGCCGGGGAGTGCTGGCGTTCGTGCTGGTGGAGGCGAACGCCTGGATGGGCGACGGACCCACCCGCGAGGCGTTGGCGGCGCTGCCCGAGGTGGAGGAGGCACACGTGATCGCCGGCCCCGCCTCGCTCCTGGTGAAGATCCGCGTCGGTACGCCGGAGCAGCTCCAGGCCGCGCTGCGTCGGCTGTTCACCGTGCAGGGAGTCACCGGCACGCAGACCGTGGTGGTGCTGGAGACCTTCTTCGAGCGGCCGCTCGACCCGCACCCGCCGACCCCCTGA
- a CDS encoding transporter substrate-binding domain-containing protein: MRIRQVALLGATTVLLAATAACGGSTSTAASGDDVKPVSVTIDGVGAVTTDTALAKRVPADVRGRGSLTVATNAPYQPFIDFKVEGKNDEFKGLDYDLFQAASARLGLKATFSQQPFDGLVPGLQAGKYDAIAGGITDKKERQQVATFVDYSASGTGFLVKSGNALAVKTVADLCGRKVAVQKASNQSKNLATYSKESCAGKAIDIKEYPENPQAVQALIAGNVDVVAATKVNLVDTAASLAGKAELVADASAPNGWLASPNGFGFLKANKELAEAYRAAVQSLIDDGTYAKILGQWKQTPIAVKQATIDQAID; the protein is encoded by the coding sequence ATGCGTATCCGTCAGGTCGCCCTGCTCGGCGCGACCACCGTGCTGCTCGCCGCCACCGCCGCCTGTGGCGGTTCCACCTCCACCGCCGCCTCCGGCGACGACGTCAAGCCCGTCTCCGTCACCATCGACGGCGTCGGCGCGGTCACCACCGACACCGCCCTGGCGAAGAGGGTCCCCGCCGACGTGCGCGGCCGGGGCAGCCTGACCGTCGCCACCAACGCCCCCTACCAGCCCTTCATCGACTTCAAGGTCGAGGGCAAGAACGACGAGTTCAAGGGCCTCGACTACGACCTGTTCCAGGCCGCTTCGGCCCGGCTCGGGCTCAAGGCCACCTTCTCCCAGCAGCCCTTCGACGGTCTCGTCCCCGGCCTCCAGGCCGGCAAGTACGACGCCATCGCCGGCGGCATCACCGACAAGAAGGAACGCCAGCAGGTCGCCACCTTCGTCGACTACTCCGCCTCCGGCACCGGCTTCCTGGTCAAGTCCGGCAACGCGCTCGCGGTGAAGACGGTGGCCGACCTCTGCGGCCGGAAGGTCGCCGTGCAGAAGGCCAGCAACCAGTCGAAGAACCTGGCCACGTACTCGAAGGAGAGCTGCGCCGGCAAGGCCATCGACATCAAGGAGTACCCGGAGAACCCGCAGGCGGTGCAGGCGCTGATCGCCGGCAACGTCGACGTGGTCGCCGCCACCAAGGTCAACCTGGTCGACACCGCCGCGTCGCTGGCCGGCAAGGCGGAACTCGTCGCGGATGCCTCCGCCCCGAACGGCTGGCTGGCCAGCCCGAACGGCTTCGGTTTCCTCAAGGCCAACAAGGAGCTCGCCGAGGCGTACCGGGCCGCCGTGCAGTCGCTGATCGACGACGGCACGTACGCCAAGATCCTCGGCCAGTGGAAGCAGACCCCGATCGCCGTGAAGCAGGCCACCATCGACCAGGCCATCGACTGA